CATCCGGTGTATTGCTTGTAGTCTCATATCCGCCGTTTGGCGCAGGATATGTCGCATGGATCGCGCTGGTTCCGCTCATGATAGCTCTGCACGACAAGCAGGGTATAGATTCCTTCTACATCGCGCTCGCCTGCGGGATAATCTATTTTACCGGTGTAATGCCGTGGATATATACGGTACTTACCACATACGGGCATATCTGGCCCCCTCTTGCGGTCATCCTTACCTTCATACTGATCCTCTATCTGGCGGTTTACACCGGGCTCTACGGCCTTATCCTCCCGGCATTCGGCAAAACAGCGGAGATGCTCTTTCTCTCCCCTTTCATTATCGTCCTCCTTGAATACGCAAGGGGGCACTTTCTGACAGGACTTCCATGGGCATTGATTGCCCATACGCAGTCATATTATCCCTCCGTGATACAGATGGCCCTTTTTACCGGCACTGCGGGGGTTACCTTTCTGATAGTCCTCGTCAATTCATCCATTGCGTACGCCTTTATAAGAACAAGAAGCGGAGGATTTCAGCCGAGATCGCTAGCGCCCGCGGCGGTGGCGATTACCTTGGCAATTATCAACACCGTATGGGGGCAGGCAAATATCAGACATGTGAAGAATCTCGACGGAAAGGAAATAAACGCGAGCATTATCCAGGGGAACATTGACCAGGACATGAAATGGGACAACAAATACAGGGATACCGTCATTGCCACCTATTTCACCCTGTCCAAATCCGAAGCGAAAAAAAAACCGGACCTCCTGGTCTGGCCGGAAGCATCCATCCCTTTTTTCTACGGATATGACGCAATGCGAACGAACTTTCTAAACAAGCTTTCCGAATCGATAGATACTCCCATTCTTTTCGGAGGACTTGGAGTGGAGCATTCGGAAGATACGGGAAAGAATTACTACACAAACAGAGCTTATCTATTAAACAACGGCAAAGTCGTGGGCCACTATGACAAAATGCATCTCGTGCCGTTCGGGGAGTATGTCCCGCTGCGGAAACTCCTTTTTTTCGTGAACAAGATAACAAAGGCACTCAGTAGCGATACCACACCCGGCGATACCGCCAGCCCCCTTACTATCAACTCCATCCCCTTGGGGAGCCAGATATGCTACGAAATAATATTTGCGGAACCGACCCGCATGTTCGTACGGAACGGAGCAAGGCTGATAACGAACATTACAAATGACGCATGGTTCGGAAAGTCTGGAGCATCGGCGCAACATATGGCGTCGCTCCCTTTCAGGGCGGTGGAAAACCGCATCGCGATAATCAGGTCGGCAAATACCGGCATTTCGGGATTCGTCTCCGCAACTGGCGAGATCAGCAACACTACCGAACTCTTTAAAGTCGCCACTGCAAACGAGACACTGAAAGTTCCCGACAAATCAGGCACATTCTATACCCGTTTCGGCGATGTCTTTACGCTGGCCTGCGCGCTTCTCCTTGCTACAGCGTATATCCGGGTACGCCGGAGGAACTAGAGTGAAGATACTTGTCACGGGTGTAACCGGCCAGATCGGCTCCCGTGTAGCTGGATTGCTTGCAGGGGAGCATTTCATCGTTGCCGCTGTGCGTAAAACCGGGAACCATCTTCCATACGCTGAGATCAAAATGGAGCTTGGAGATCCTGCCTCAATACACACCGCTGTAAGATCGGCAAAACCGGACGCGGTAATCCATGCCGCCGCCATCACATCCCCGGAAACCTGCAACATGGACGAAAAGGGTTGCATGAAAATCAATCTTGAAGGGACCAGACATCTCACCGAGGCCTGCGGTGTAAATTCGGCGCGGATGATATACCTTTCCACCGATCTTGTTTTTGACGGCAAGGGGAGCCTGTATACGGAACTTGACACTCCGAATCCCTTAAGCATTTACGCCGAATCAAAACTTAAAGGTGAAGAAGTCGTAAGCGAGATCCTGGTTGACCACGTTATCGCGCGAACCTCCATCGTTTTCGGAAGAGGCGCCTTCAGCGAAAACGGATTCACTCACTGGCTGACATCGAATTTGTCCAAAGGGAAGAGACTGGAACTCTATACGGACCAGTACCGTTCGCACTTCTATATAGGCGACTGCGCTAGGGCTATCGCCGAGCTTTTACGAAAGGATAGCAGGGGACTTTATCACCTGTCGTCCGGCAAACGGGAGTCGAGGTATGAATTCGCGCTAAAGGTCGCAAAGAGGCTTTCGCTTGATGATACACTTCTCGCCCCGTCGAAGATGGAGAAACATGGCGATATGGCAAAGAGGCCGAAAGACTGCTCTCTCGATAACGGGAAACTTCT
This Nitrospinota bacterium DNA region includes the following protein-coding sequences:
- the lnt gene encoding apolipoprotein N-acyltransferase is translated as MEKWIPWALAAASGVLLVVSYPPFGAGYVAWIALVPLMIALHDKQGIDSFYIALACGIIYFTGVMPWIYTVLTTYGHIWPPLAVILTFILILYLAVYTGLYGLILPAFGKTAEMLFLSPFIIVLLEYARGHFLTGLPWALIAHTQSYYPSVIQMALFTGTAGVTFLIVLVNSSIAYAFIRTRSGGFQPRSLAPAAVAITLAIINTVWGQANIRHVKNLDGKEINASIIQGNIDQDMKWDNKYRDTVIATYFTLSKSEAKKKPDLLVWPEASIPFFYGYDAMRTNFLNKLSESIDTPILFGGLGVEHSEDTGKNYYTNRAYLLNNGKVVGHYDKMHLVPFGEYVPLRKLLFFVNKITKALSSDTTPGDTASPLTINSIPLGSQICYEIIFAEPTRMFVRNGARLITNITNDAWFGKSGASAQHMASLPFRAVENRIAIIRSANTGISGFVSATGEISNTTELFKVATANETLKVPDKSGTFYTRFGDVFTLACALLLATAYIRVRRRN
- a CDS encoding SDR family oxidoreductase, translated to MKILVTGVTGQIGSRVAGLLAGEHFIVAAVRKTGNHLPYAEIKMELGDPASIHTAVRSAKPDAVIHAAAITSPETCNMDEKGCMKINLEGTRHLTEACGVNSARMIYLSTDLVFDGKGSLYTELDTPNPLSIYAESKLKGEEVVSEILVDHVIARTSIVFGRGAFSENGFTHWLTSNLSKGKRLELYTDQYRSHFYIGDCARAIAELLRKDSRGLYHLSSGKRESRYEFALKVAKRLSLDDTLLAPSKMEKHGDMAKRPKDCSLDNGKLLKETDFRPLPENEALTLLAKEYPEFGKNRD